A window from Citrus sinensis cultivar Valencia sweet orange chromosome 3, DVS_A1.0, whole genome shotgun sequence encodes these proteins:
- the LOC102621388 gene encoding probable glycosyltransferase At5g25310: MQKKHRSRNSQSLFLMKELFLWCVRLRMNSRKLIFAGAMTTVAAALLHLWFLSHPLTVSSYNSLNGSMRPSQLSETLQEPRIYRIQHLPANSIISQNSSIEVMQSVPVEGRAGDSNGKRWKTDDKSKVIPTPPPPPPRSPTLSLQRYIWTLTPIEALLFAKKEIDHAPIITEDAELYVPLFRNISVFKRSYELMEMTLRVYIYSNGKRPIFHHPYLRGIYASEGWFMKLMRGNKHFVTEDPEKAHLFYLPYSVRQLQLALYVPNSHSMKPLTNFLRDYVNMIAAKYPFWNRTHGSDHFFVACHDWGPYTTVAHTELKENAIKVLCNADLSEGIFVAGKDVSLPETTIKFPKKPQRHIGGGNRVSQRPILAFFAGYMHGRVRPILLKYWKDDEDMKIYRRLPHLVSKEMSYIQHMKSSRYCICPMGYEVNSPRIVEAIYYECVPVIIADNFVLPFSEVLDWSAFSVVIPEKDIPKLKEILLAIPLRKYLEMQVNVKMVQKHFVWHPVPIKYDLFHMVLHSIWFNRLNQIQDPQSQ, encoded by the exons ATGCAGAAGAAACACAGGTCTAGGAATTCACAAT CGTTATTCCTGATGAAAGAACTATTCCTGTGGTGTGTGCGGCTCAGAATGAATtctagaaaattgatttttgctGGGGCCATGACAACAGTTGCGGCTGCTCTTCTTCACTTGTGGTTTCTCTCCCATCCTTTAACAGTTTCTTCATATAATTCCTTGAACGGTTCTATGCGGCCTAGTCAGCTTAGTGAGACACTTCAGGAGCCAAGGATTTACAGAATTCAACACCTTCCAGCTAATTCCATCATTTCACAGAATTCTTCAATTGAAGTGATGCAATCAGTTCCTGTAGAGGGAAGAGCAGGAGATTCTAACGGTAAAAGATGGAAGACAGATGATAAGTCAAAGGTCATACCCAcgcctcctcctcctcctcctagATCACCAACCTTGTCTTTACAG AGATACATTTGGACGTTGACACCTATTGAAGCACTTTTGTTTGCTAAAAAGGAGATTGACCATGCTCCAATCATTACTGAAGATGCTGAACTGTATGTTCCTCTATTTCGGAATATTTCTGTCTTCAAAag GAGCTATGAGTTGATGGAAATGACGCTTAGGGTATACATTTACAGTAATGGAAAGAGACCTATTTTTCATCATCCTTATCTTAGAGGTATTTACGCTTCTGAAGGATGGTTTATGAAGTTAATGAGAGGAAACAAGCACTTTGTTACAGAAGACCCAGAAAAGGCTCACTTATTTTATCTTCCGTACAGTGTACGCCAATTACAATTGGCTCTTTATGTGCCTAACTCACATAGTATGAAACCGTTGACAAATTTTTTGAGGGACTATGTGAACATGATTGCCGCAAAGTATCCCTTTTGGAATCGCACGCATGGGTCGGATCATTTTTTTGTTGCTTGCCATGATTGG GGCCCTTACACGACGGTTGCACACACAGAACTTAAGGAAAATGCCATAAAAGTTCTATGCAATGCTGACCTATCCGAAGGCATTTTCGTGGCTGGTAAAGATGTTTCCCTGCCGGAAACCACGATAAAGTTTCCCAAGAAACCTCAAAGGCATATAGGTGGTGGAAATAGAGTATCTCAGCGTCCAATCCTTGCCTTCTTTGCTGGATATATGCATGGCAGGGTCCGACCTATACTTCTTAAGTATTGGAAAGATGATGAGGACATGAAAATTTATCGTCGTCTGCCTCATCTTGTGTCTAAAGAGATGTCATATATTCAACACATGAAATCAAGTAGGTATTGTATATGTCCAATGGGGTATGAAGTTAACAGTCCTCGGATTGTAGAGGCCATATATTATGAATGTGTTCCAGTCATTATTGCAGATAATTTTGTTCTACCTTTCAGCGAAGTATTGGATTGGAGTGCATTCTCTGTGGTGATACCGGAGAAGGATATTCCCAAACTAAAGGAGATTCTCCTGGCAATCCCGCTGAGAAAATATCTTGAGATGCAAGTTAATGTAAAGATGGTTCAAAAGCATTTTGTTTGGCACCCTGTGCCAATCAAATATGATTTGTTTCACATGGTGCTGCACTCAATTTGGTTTAATAGATTGAACCAGATTCAGGATCCCCAATCACAGTAA
- the LOC102621115 gene encoding transcription factor MYB3-like translates to MAPTKSNNNNNNNDASGKNVVNRGAWTAEEDRKLTEYIEIHGAKRWKNVATESGLNRCGKSCRLRWLNYLRPNIKRGNISDDEEDLILRLHKLLGSRWSLIAGRLPGRTDNEIKNYWNSHLSKKINHKQKTPQQPQQPATTRLTVPENTSEIAPVNDEGGRQIANSEVNLDFDFSTEGLCGLDWVNKFLQLDDDHLWLTDQQR, encoded by the exons ATGGCACCCACCAagagcaataataataataataataatgatgcgTCTGGTAAGAATGTGGTGAACAGAGGAGCTTGGACTGCTGAGGAAGATAGAAAGCTGACCGAGTATATCGAAATTCACGGTGCAAAAAGATGGAAAAATGTTGCTACTGAATCAG GCTTGAATCGATGTGGGAAGAGTTGCAGATTGAGATGGTTGAATTATTTGAGACCGAATATCAAACGAGGCAACATTTCTGACGACGAAGAGGACTTGATCCTCAGGCTCCATAAATTACTGGGCAGCAG ATGGTCTTTGATTGCGGGGAGACTTCCAGGACGAACAGATAATGAAATTAAGAACTACTGGAATTCTCATTTgagcaagaaaataaatcacaaGCAGAAAACACCGCAGCAGCCTCAGCAGCCTGCAACTACACGACTAACAGTTCCTGAAAACACCTCGGAGATTGCTCCCGTAAATGATGAGGGTGGCAGGCAAATTGCAAACTCGGAAGTCAATCTTGATTTCGATTTTTCTACTGAGGGGCTCTGTGGTTTGGACTGGgtaaataaatttcttcaaCTGGATGATGATCATCTTTGGCTCACTGATCAACAGAGATGA